The Xenopus tropicalis strain Nigerian chromosome 2, UCB_Xtro_10.0, whole genome shotgun sequence genome window below encodes:
- the kdf1 gene encoding keratinocyte differentiation factor 1 isoform X2, which yields MPRPNPVAAPRGRTSPLNNHASVHRTSPTPPANKSTSRRRSPPEDITFISGSAETPPEEPPCCPSLCRAWAAYKAVLCYVVSCSRCLQKDPDIYIAYPLEVRDIGPHNGHPAGSPHPPRAIERGKKAGLGNSFSYPDVKLLGVPVYNKQPCPVNTDTEATKDYTAPVSQLAPRSSAGDYYSLQESDPELSRWSSSMSSAEIDVLIWQKLTELFSLHQIDELARCTSETVFLEKSSMITDLINSLTQDYQLEEQDAECRLVRGIIRISTRKVRPRGGEKGYGGQHHNSRNNGKAPDSGNDTMHESGLTSQDDLDVQISEETTSDLKARNMRRYSTPERVRHLSPDRPQ from the exons ATGCCCCGACCCAACCCCGTGGCTGCCCCACGTGGGCGGACCTCACCCCTTAATAACCATGCTTCAGTCCATCGTACCTCACCAACACCGCCGGCAAACAAGTCTACCTCCAGGCGAAGGAGCCCCCCTGAAGACATAACATTCATTTCAGGCTCTGCTGAAACACCTCCTGAGGAGCCTCCTTGCTGCCCTTCACTTTGCAGAGCATGGGCTGCCTATAAAGCAGTTTTGTGTTATGTAGTGTCCTGCAGTCGCTGCCTTCAAAAAGACcctgatatatatattgcataccCCTTGGAAGTCAGAGATATCGGTCCCCACAATGGCCATCCTGCTGGCAGCCCTCATCCTCCACGTGCTATTGAAAGGGGAAAGAAAGCTGGGCTTGGTAACAGCTTTAGTTATCCAGATGTTAAATTATTGGGGGTTCCTGTTTACAACAAACAGCCATGTCCAGTCAATACAGACACAGAGGCTACAAAAGACTACACAGCTCCTGTTTCACAACTTGCTCCTCGCAGCTCTGCCGGTGACTACTATTCATTGCAGGAGTCTGATCCTGAACTTTCGAGGTGGAGCAGCTCCATGTCCAGTGCAGAAATAGATGTGTTGATATGGCAAAAGCTAACTGAACTGTTCAGTCTCCATCAAATTGATGAACTAGCAAGGTGTACTTCAGAAACCGTTTTCTTGGAGAAGAGCAGCATGATAACAGATTTGATTAACAGTCTGACGCAGGATTACCAGTTGGAAGAGCAGGATGCAGAATGCCGGCTGGTGCGGGGCATTATCCGTATCAGCACTCGTAAAGTTCGTCCACGTGGAGGAGAAAAGGGATATGGAGGGCAGCATCATAACAGCCGGAATAATGGCAAGGCACCTGATAGTGGCAATGACACCATGCATGAGTCTGGACTGACAAGCCAAGATG ATCTGGATGTACAGATATCAGAAGAGACAACATCAGACCTCAAAGCAAGAAACATGAGGAGATACAGCACACCAG AAAGGGTTAGGCATTTGTCCCCTGACCGTCCTCAATGA
- the kdf1 gene encoding keratinocyte differentiation factor 1, whose amino-acid sequence MPRPNPVAAPRGRTSPLNNHASVHRTSPTPPANKSTSRRRSPPEDITFISGSAETPPEEPPCCPSLCRAWAAYKAVLCYVVSCSRCLQKDPDIYIAYPLEVRDIGPHNGHPAGSPHPPRAIERGKKAGLGNSFSYPDVKLLGVPVYNKQPCPVNTDTEATKDYTAPVSQLAPRSSAGDYYSLQESDPELSRWSSSMSSAEIDVLIWQKLTELFSLHQIDELARCTSETVFLEKSSMITDLINSLTQDYQLEEQDAECRLVRGIIRISTRKVRPRGGEKGYGGQHHNSRNNGKAPDSGNDTMHESGLTSQDDLDVQISEETTSDLKARNMRRYSTPGTPLLKDDSLQDTETDSSGTPLLKVYC is encoded by the exons ATGCCCCGACCCAACCCCGTGGCTGCCCCACGTGGGCGGACCTCACCCCTTAATAACCATGCTTCAGTCCATCGTACCTCACCAACACCGCCGGCAAACAAGTCTACCTCCAGGCGAAGGAGCCCCCCTGAAGACATAACATTCATTTCAGGCTCTGCTGAAACACCTCCTGAGGAGCCTCCTTGCTGCCCTTCACTTTGCAGAGCATGGGCTGCCTATAAAGCAGTTTTGTGTTATGTAGTGTCCTGCAGTCGCTGCCTTCAAAAAGACcctgatatatatattgcataccCCTTGGAAGTCAGAGATATCGGTCCCCACAATGGCCATCCTGCTGGCAGCCCTCATCCTCCACGTGCTATTGAAAGGGGAAAGAAAGCTGGGCTTGGTAACAGCTTTAGTTATCCAGATGTTAAATTATTGGGGGTTCCTGTTTACAACAAACAGCCATGTCCAGTCAATACAGACACAGAGGCTACAAAAGACTACACAGCTCCTGTTTCACAACTTGCTCCTCGCAGCTCTGCCGGTGACTACTATTCATTGCAGGAGTCTGATCCTGAACTTTCGAGGTGGAGCAGCTCCATGTCCAGTGCAGAAATAGATGTGTTGATATGGCAAAAGCTAACTGAACTGTTCAGTCTCCATCAAATTGATGAACTAGCAAGGTGTACTTCAGAAACCGTTTTCTTGGAGAAGAGCAGCATGATAACAGATTTGATTAACAGTCTGACGCAGGATTACCAGTTGGAAGAGCAGGATGCAGAATGCCGGCTGGTGCGGGGCATTATCCGTATCAGCACTCGTAAAGTTCGTCCACGTGGAGGAGAAAAGGGATATGGAGGGCAGCATCATAACAGCCGGAATAATGGCAAGGCACCTGATAGTGGCAATGACACCATGCATGAGTCTGGACTGACAAGCCAAGATG ATCTGGATGTACAGATATCAGAAGAGACAACATCAGACCTCAAAGCAAGAAACATGAGGAGATACAGCACACCAG